The Kitasatospora albolonga nucleotide sequence TAGGCGGGCGGCTTCCGTCCGCCGGGTCCGGTGGGCCGGGGCTGCTGGGCCTGGAGCTGCCGGGCGAGCTGGGCCGCCCCCACGGTCGAAGTCCACTGCGCCATCGAAATCAGTCCACCTTCCTCGAATTGGCCATGTCTGGTGGCCGATGCCCTGCCACAGAGTGACACGCAGCAGTCCACTACCACCACACCAGGGGGCAACACGTGTCCAGGACCACCGCCCGGAGCACCACCCACCTCACCCGGCGGCTGGTCCAGCTGTACGCCGGTCTGGCGCTGTACGGGGCGAGTTCGGCGCTCCTGGTCCGCGCCGGACTCGGTCTGGAGCCGTGGGGCGTCCTGCACCAGGGCCTCGCGGAGCTGACCGGTATCTCGATCGGGGTCGTCTCGATCATCGTCGGCGCGGTCGTGCTGCTCCTGTGGATACCGCTGCGGCAGCGCCCGGGGCTCGGCACCGTCTCGAACGTCTTCGTGGTGGGCCTCGCGATGGACGGGACGCTCGCCCTGGTCGGCGGCCTCGACGGCCTCGGGGTCCGGGTCCCGGTGCTGGTCCTGGGCATCGTGCTGAACGGGGTGGCGACCGGGCTGTACATCGCGGCCCGCTTCGGCCCGGGGCCGCGCGACGGGCTGATGACCGGGCTGAACCGGGTCACGGGCCGCTCCATCCGGCTGGTCCGCACCGCGATCGAGGTGGCCGTGGTGGTCACCGGCTTCCTGCTGGGCGGTTCGCTGGGGGCCGGTACGGTCCTCTACGCCCTGGCGATCGGCCCGCTGGCCCAGCTGTTCCTGCGGGTCTTCCGGCTCCCCGCCCCCGCCGCGGCGACGGTCGCCCCCGCGTCCCCCGCCGGACCCGCCTCGGCCGTCACCGCCCCGTCCCCCGCCGGACCCGCCCCCGTTGCCGCTCCGCCGTCCGGGCAGGCCATACTGCCGCAGTGAAACCGAGCCGCCACCCCTATCTCGACCACGCGACGCCGATCCCCTTCGCCCACCGCGGCGGGGCGGCGGACGGTGTGGAGAACACCGCGGCCGCCTTCCGCCGGGCGGCCGCGGCGGGCTACCGCTACTTCGAGACCGACGTCCACACCACGGCGGACGGCCGGCTGGTCGCCTTCCACGACGCGACGCTCGACCGGGTCACCGACGCCCGGGGCCGGATCTCCGCCCTGCCCTGGAGCGAGGTCCGCCGGGCCAGGGTCGGGGGCACCGAACCGCTCCCCCTCTTCGAGGAGCTGCTGGAGGAGTTCCCCGAGGCCCGCTGGAACGTGGACCTCAAGGCGGAACCGGCGCTGGAACCCCTTCTGGAGCTGATCCGCAGGACGGACGCCTGGGACCGGGTCTGCGTCGGCTCGTTCTCGGAGGCCCGGGTGGCCCGCGCGCACCGCCTGGCGGGCCCACGACTGGCCACCTCGTACGGGGTGCGCGGCGTCCTGGGGCTGCGGCTGCGCTCGTACGGGATTCCGGCGGCGCTGCGCGCGGGGGCGGTCTGCGCGCAGGTTCCGGAGCGGCAGAGCGGCATCCCGGTGGTCGACGCCCGTTTCGTGCGGACGGCGCACGCGCTGGGGCTCCAGGTGCATGTCTGGACGGTCAACGAACCCGAACGGATGGCGGCCCTCCTGGACCTCGGGGTGGATGGCATCATGACCGATCACATCGAGACGCTGCGTACGGTGCTGAGCGAGCGGGGGGCCTGGTCCTGACGCCGGGCCGGGCCGCGTCCGCACGCGACGACCGAGGGGGCGCGGGTTGAGCACCGGAACCACAGGAGCGGCCGATCCGGCCGGAAAGCAGCCGGGCGGCAGGGCGGCGGCCCGCAGACGCGAACAGCACGGCTGGTACTTCTACGACTTCGCGTGCTCCGTCTACTCCACGAGTGTGCTGACCGTCTTCCTCGGTCCGTATCTGACGTCGGTCGCCAAGGCGGCGGCCGACCCCGACGGCTTCGTGCACCCACTGGGCATACCCGTGCGGGCGGGCTCGCTGTTCGCGTACTCCGTGTCGGCCTCCATCGTGGTGGCCGTGATCCTGATGCCGATCGTGGGCGCGGCGGCCGACCGTACGGGCCGTAAGAAGCCGCTGCTGGCGGCGGCTGCCTATACGGGTGCCGCGGCGACCGCCGGGATGTTCTTCCTGGACGGCCACCGCTATCTGCTGGGCGCCTTCCTGCTGATCGTGGCGAACGCGTCGATCTCGGTGTCGATGGTCCTGTACAACGCCTATCTGCCGCAGATCGCCGAGCCGGAGGAGCGGGACGCGGTCTCCTCGCGCGGCTGGGCCTTCGGCTACACCTCGGGCGCCCTGGTGCTGGTGCTCAACCTGATCCTGTACAGCGGCCACGAGTCGTTCGGGCTGACGGAGTCCGACGCGGTGCGGATCTGTCTCGCCTCGGCGGGTGTGTGGTGGGGCGCCTTCACCCTCGTACCGCTGCGCAGGCTGCGCGACCGGCGGGTGGCGGCGGACGGCGAGGGGGCGGTGGGCTCCGGCTGGAAGCAGCTGCGGGAGACCCTGAAGGACATGCGGCGCCATCCGCTGACGCTCTCGTTCCTGCTCGCCTACCTGGTCTACAACGACGGCATCCAGACGGTGATCTCCCAGGCGTCGCTGTACGGCTCCGAGGAGCTGGGCCTCGACCAGACGACCCTGATCATCGCCGTCCTGCTGGTGCAGATCCTGGCGGTGGCGGGGGCGCTCGGCATGGGGCGGCTCGCCCGGGTGTACGGCGCCAAGCGCACGATCCTGGGCTCGCTGGTCGTGTGGACCGCGATCCTGGTGGCCGCCTATCTGCTGCCCTCCGACGCGCCGGTCTTCTTCTTCGTCCTCGCGGCGGCCATCGGGCTGGTGCTGGGCGGCAGCCAGGCCCTGTCGCGTTCGCTGTTCTCCCATCTGGTGCCGCGCGGCAAGGAGGCGGAGTACTTCTCGGCCTACGAGATGAGCGACCGGGGACTGAGCTGGCTGGGGCCCCTGGTGTTCGGCCTGGCGTACCAGCTGACCGGCAGCTACCGGGAGGCGATCATCTCGCTGATCGTGTTCTTCGCCCTCGGCGCGGTGCTGCTCGCGCGGGTCCCGGTGAGGCGGGCGATCACGGCCGCAGGCAATCCCGTACCGGAACGGATTTAGACGTTGAAGTCAAAGGCCGGTAGTGTACGCCTTTGGCCTGCCCGGAGGACCGTTACTGCGAGTGGAAGCAGCTCAACCGTTGGGTGACAACACCCACCAGAGGTGACAAACCGGGCAAGGGTGGGTACTCAACCCAGATAAAGCAGCGGCACGAACGGGCGACGCATGACCGGCGACGGGAATCTTTGCCAGCGACCGGACGTTGACCGGATGACGACGACAGCGACATTTTGTCCTGTGGGCGACAAGCCCGGGAGGCACGATTCATGAGTGAGCGAGCTCTTCGCGGCACGCGACTTGTGGTTACCAGCTACGAGACGGACCGCGGCATCGATCTGGCCCCGCGCCAGGCGGTGGAGTACGCATGCCAGAACGGACATCGATTCGAGATGCCGTTCTCGGTGGAGGCGGAGATTCCGCCGGAGTGGGAGTGCAAGGCGTGCGGCGCCCAGGCACTCCTGGTGGACGGGGACGGCCCCGAGGAGAAGAAGGGCAAGCCTGCGCGTACGCACTGGGACATGCTCATGGAGCGGCGCACCCGCGAGGAGCTGGAGGAGGTGCTGGCCGAGAGGCTGGCGGTCCTGCGCTCCGGCGCCATGAACATCGCCGTGCACCCGCGTGACAGCAGGAAGTCCGCCTGACCGCACAAGCACCACCGCACTCCGCGTAACCAACCGCATGAGCGCGACAACAGCACAGCACCAAGAGCCGCGGGCCGTGACACAGAACGTGTGTCACGGCCCGCGGCTCTTGGCATCCCGGGGGCCGGGGCCGACGTCAGGGGGTGAGCGGCGGGCGCGGGCCCCGGGAGTCGTCGTCGGGGCCGGAAGGGCCGGAGGGGGGCCGGGTGCCGTCCTCGCGGATGACCTCGCCCTGGACGACCTTGCCGTCCGGCCGGTGCATCCGGGCCTGCTGGAAGGCGTCCGAGAGGCTGCCGGGGGACGCGGCCCGCATCCGGCGCTCCAGGGACCGCTCCGCGCGGCGGCTGATCAGGGTGCGCACGGGCGGCACCAGCAGGAGCAGACCCGCTGCGTCCGAGATCAGGCCGGGGATCAGGAGCAGCAGCCCGCCGAGCATCAGCAGCCCGTTGCCGCGGCTGCCCCTGCCTCCGGTGACCTGCGGGGCCTCGGTGGCGCCGGGCTGCCCCGGCATCTGCTGGAGGGTCTCGGTGAGGTTCTTGAAGGCGCGGCGTCCGGCGCGCTTGATCACCACGGTGCCGAGCACCGCTCCGGCGACCAGGATCAGCAGGACGGTGAGCCCGCCGGCGGCCGAGGCGACCATGGTCAGGAGCCAGACCTCCAGGACCAGCCAGGCGGCGAGGGCCAGGGGCAGGAATCTACGGGCGCGCGAGCGCCGGGGACGGGTCGGGGGCGGAGTGCCGGTCGTCATGCGTCCAGTGTGCCCGTACGGAGGTGGAAGCGGCGTAAGGGGGTGATCATGGACCGCCCCGCACCGCCGTGAGCGGGGACCGCCTCCGTACGGCTGCCGCCGCGGAGCGCCCCCGCGGGTACGGGGTCACGTACGGGGTCAGGGTCTCTTCCGGCCCAGGACCTTGTTGGCACGGGAGGTGATGCCCCAGCCGGTGACCCGCCACAGCGCCTCGACGAGGATGTCCCGGCTCATCTTGGAGTCGCCGACCTCGCGGTCCACGAAGGTGATGGGCACCTCGACCACGTGGTAGCCCGCCTCGACGGAGCGGCGGGCCAGGTCGACCTGGAAGCAGTACCCCTGCGAGGCGACCTCGCCGAGGCCGAGGCCCTGGAGGGTCTCGGTCCGGAAGGCGCGGTAGCCGCCGGTGACGTCGCGGACCGAGAGGCCGAGGGCGAGGCGGGAGTAGAGGCTGCCGCCCCGGGAGATCACCTCGCGGCTCCTGGGCCAGTTGACCACCCGGCCGCCGGGCACCCAGCGGGAGCCGAGCACCAGGTCGGCGCCCTTGAGCGCGGTGAGCAGCCGGGGCAGCTCCTCGGGCTGGTGGGAGCCGTCGGCGTCCATCTCGACGAGGACGCCGTAGCCGTGCTCGGTGCCCCAGGCGAAGCCCGCGAGGTAGGCGGCGCCGAGCCCTTCCTTGCCCTTGCGGTGCAGGACGTGGACCTGGCCGTCGGTGGCCGCGAGCTCGTCGGCGGCCTTTCCGGTGCCGTCGGGGCTGTTGTCGTCGGCCACCAGGATGTCGGCATCCGGCACGGCCGCGCGCACCCGGCCGACGATCGGCCCGATGTTCTCGACCTCGTTGTAGGTCGGAATGATCACCAGGACCTTGCCGAGCGGGCCGAACTGCCTCTGACCGCCGTCGTTCACTACTGCCCCTTAGAGTCCGTACACAGAGGGACACCATATCCAGCGCGCCGCCTCCGGGCTGCTACGCGGTGGCACGGGCGCGTGGCACAGGCCGGGCAGATGGACGGAACTGCGGACAGAACGCGGACAGAACACGGAGAGGACGGCGGACGGAACTGCGGATCGGGGCCCGGCGCCCTTCGGGCCGACCTGGGACCCGCTGGCTGCGGGTCGACCGAAAGCCGTTGTCTACTGAACGTCCGGGCCCCACCCGGGTCGCACCCTCCGTCCGGCTGAAACCTTCCCTCGCCCCCGAGGCGCGGGCGCTGAACCTGGCTGTCAGTGGTGGTGCGCCGGTGCGGCACACCACCCCATGACCCAGCGGCGTTCGACGACTGCGTGGAGGTTTAACCGGTCGGACGTCCTGTGGTGGACCCGGCCGAACCTACCGGCCCGTGGGCGCGTTCTGTCAACACCCGTGCGACCTGCGGCTTTTGCCCAAATTGCCTGGTCAGTGCCGAAAATCCGCAGGTCGCGAACGAGCGCCCGAGCCATCGATCGGCGGTACGGAACGCCCCGACGTCACTCGTTCGGGCGTACGTAGACCGTTTGTCCGGAGACCACCGTCCGCAGGCAGACCGGCAGCTCGGCGCCGGGGGTCAGGTCCGGCAGGCCGGGCGTGCCGGAGCGGGGGTCGGTGGACCACCGGGCGACCCGGTCGTCGGGGGCCTGGACCAGGAGTTCGGCGGTCCGCCAGAGCGCGTAGTCGGCCGGGGCGCCCGGCACCAGGAGCCCGGCGTCGTCGCGGCCGATGGCCCGCCAGCCGCCCCGGGTGTGGGCGGTGAACCCGGCCCGGACGGAGATCCGGTGCTCGGGGGTGCGGTGGTGGGCGGCGGCCCGCACGGTGCCCCAGGGGTCGAGCGGGGTGACCGGGCTGTCGGAGCCGAAGGCGAGCGGCACTCCGGCGCGCAGGAGGGCGGCGTACGGGTTCAGGGTCGCCGCCCGCTCCGCGCCCAGGCGCTGGGCGTACATGCCCTCGGGGCCGCCCCAGGCCGCGTCGAAGGCGGGCTGGACGGAGGCGGTGAGGCCCAGCTCCGCGAAGGCGGCGACCGTCTCGGGGGTGAGCATCTCGGCGTGCTCGACCCGGTGGCGCGCGGCGCGGACCCGGGCGAGGCCCAGGGTTCCGGCGGCGGCCCGGACGCCCGCCACGACGGCGGTGACGGCCGCGTCGCCGATGGCGTGGAAGCCCGCCTGGAGTCCGGCCTCGGTGCA carries:
- a CDS encoding glycerophosphodiester phosphodiesterase; the protein is MKPSRHPYLDHATPIPFAHRGGAADGVENTAAAFRRAAAAGYRYFETDVHTTADGRLVAFHDATLDRVTDARGRISALPWSEVRRARVGGTEPLPLFEELLEEFPEARWNVDLKAEPALEPLLELIRRTDAWDRVCVGSFSEARVARAHRLAGPRLATSYGVRGVLGLRLRSYGIPAALRAGAVCAQVPERQSGIPVVDARFVRTAHALGLQVHVWTVNEPERMAALLDLGVDGIMTDHIETLRTVLSERGAWS
- a CDS encoding MFS transporter, with protein sequence MSTGTTGAADPAGKQPGGRAAARRREQHGWYFYDFACSVYSTSVLTVFLGPYLTSVAKAAADPDGFVHPLGIPVRAGSLFAYSVSASIVVAVILMPIVGAAADRTGRKKPLLAAAAYTGAAATAGMFFLDGHRYLLGAFLLIVANASISVSMVLYNAYLPQIAEPEERDAVSSRGWAFGYTSGALVLVLNLILYSGHESFGLTESDAVRICLASAGVWWGAFTLVPLRRLRDRRVAADGEGAVGSGWKQLRETLKDMRRHPLTLSFLLAYLVYNDGIQTVISQASLYGSEELGLDQTTLIIAVLLVQILAVAGALGMGRLARVYGAKRTILGSLVVWTAILVAAYLLPSDAPVFFFVLAAAIGLVLGGSQALSRSLFSHLVPRGKEAEYFSAYEMSDRGLSWLGPLVFGLAYQLTGSYREAIISLIVFFALGAVLLARVPVRRAITAAGNPVPERI
- a CDS encoding dolichol-phosphate mannosyltransferase; translation: MNDGGQRQFGPLGKVLVIIPTYNEVENIGPIVGRVRAAVPDADILVADDNSPDGTGKAADELAATDGQVHVLHRKGKEGLGAAYLAGFAWGTEHGYGVLVEMDADGSHQPEELPRLLTALKGADLVLGSRWVPGGRVVNWPRSREVISRGGSLYSRLALGLSVRDVTGGYRAFRTETLQGLGLGEVASQGYCFQVDLARRSVEAGYHVVEVPITFVDREVGDSKMSRDILVEALWRVTGWGITSRANKVLGRKRP